From Haloarcula hispanica ATCC 33960, the proteins below share one genomic window:
- the cbiG gene encoding cobalt-precorrin 5A hydrolase, which yields MSTDTDDDSGSHGCKAPDSDGEVAENIAIVAFERKMDTAEDIVDGIGDRYESIDILEYHGDVFEEHWGEYDCFIGLMASGIAMRKTAHLLDDKWDDPAICVVDEELTWAIPITGGHHGANQVADDLASMGAVPAMTTASEAADKQGVEKQAKALDAHVVNGDSTVATNLAVLDDELGPIERLDGPKAVLVDDDVTVLKRNKDDGVVLGCGSVAGADVEQFHAAWEQALDEADLDRDDVEFIATGTRKADEEGMLAAAEEWGLGVIAFEKETLEEFEGPTPSRSKELIGWPGIAEASAIAAGSEHDLLAEKTRYDEAVTVAIGR from the coding sequence ATGAGCACTGACACAGACGACGACTCCGGTTCGCACGGTTGCAAAGCACCCGATTCAGACGGCGAAGTAGCCGAGAATATCGCTATCGTCGCGTTCGAGCGGAAGATGGACACCGCCGAGGACATCGTCGACGGCATCGGCGACCGCTACGAGTCCATCGACATCCTCGAATACCACGGCGACGTGTTCGAGGAACACTGGGGCGAGTACGACTGCTTTATCGGGCTGATGGCGAGTGGCATCGCGATGCGCAAGACGGCCCACTTGCTCGACGACAAGTGGGACGACCCCGCAATCTGTGTCGTCGACGAGGAGCTCACCTGGGCCATCCCCATCACCGGCGGCCACCACGGCGCGAATCAGGTCGCCGACGACCTCGCAAGCATGGGCGCGGTGCCGGCGATGACGACCGCGAGCGAGGCCGCCGACAAGCAGGGCGTCGAGAAGCAGGCCAAGGCGCTTGACGCCCACGTCGTCAACGGGGACTCGACGGTCGCGACGAACCTCGCCGTGCTGGACGACGAACTCGGCCCCATCGAGCGCCTCGACGGCCCGAAGGCCGTGTTGGTCGACGACGACGTGACGGTGCTCAAGCGCAACAAGGACGACGGCGTCGTGCTCGGGTGTGGCAGCGTCGCCGGCGCGGATGTCGAGCAGTTCCACGCGGCCTGGGAACAGGCGCTGGACGAGGCCGACCTCGACCGCGACGACGTGGAGTTCATCGCGACTGGCACCCGAAAAGCCGACGAGGAAGGCATGCTCGCCGCTGCTGAGGAGTGGGGGCTGGGTGTCATTGCCTTCGAGAAGGAGACGTTGGAGGAGTTCGAGGGACCGACCCCCTCGCGGTCGAAGGAACTCATCGGGTGGCCGGGCATCGCCGAGGCGTCGGCCATCGCCGCCGGTAGCGAGCACGATCTGCTGGCCGAGAAGACCCGCTATGACGAAGCTGTGACCGTCGCTATCGGGCGCTAA
- a CDS encoding SDR family oxidoreductase, producing MTTLLEDKTAVVTGGASGFGRAICKTYAENGADVIVADLQEEPREGGEPTHELVEAETDQTAHFVECDVTNPDDLEVAVTAAEELGGIDIMVNNAGISEIADFYETTEEDYDRLMDVNTKGVFFGAQVATEAMRENGGGTVINMSSSGGIRGTGLLVNYCTSKGAVRLFTYALADRLSNYDIRVNAIHPGYSKTQMFEDERIDDTTKMMLKELIPSGRFGEPEEIADVATFLASDMASYVNGESVVVDGGLTNT from the coding sequence ATGACAACACTACTCGAAGACAAGACGGCGGTCGTCACGGGCGGCGCGAGCGGGTTCGGCCGGGCCATTTGCAAGACGTACGCCGAGAACGGCGCGGACGTTATTGTCGCGGACCTGCAGGAAGAACCACGCGAGGGCGGCGAACCGACCCACGAACTGGTCGAAGCCGAGACAGACCAAACAGCACACTTCGTCGAGTGCGACGTGACCAACCCCGACGACCTGGAGGTGGCTGTCACCGCGGCCGAGGAACTGGGTGGTATCGACATCATGGTCAACAACGCCGGCATCTCCGAGATAGCGGATTTCTACGAGACCACGGAGGAGGACTACGACCGGCTGATGGATGTGAACACGAAGGGTGTATTCTTCGGCGCGCAGGTCGCAACCGAGGCGATGCGGGAGAACGGCGGCGGCACCGTGATCAATATGTCCAGCTCCGGCGGCATCCGCGGCACCGGCCTGCTGGTCAACTACTGCACTTCGAAAGGCGCAGTCAGACTGTTCACCTACGCGCTCGCGGACCGCCTGAGCAACTACGACATCCGGGTCAACGCCATTCATCCGGGCTACAGCAAGACCCAGATGTTCGAGGACGAGCGCATCGACGACACGACGAAGATGATGCTGAAGGAACTCATCCCCTCGGGCCGCTTCGGCGAACCCGAGGAGATAGCCGACGTGGCGACGTTCCTCGCCAGCGATATGGCCTCCTACGTCAACGGCGAGAGCGTTGTAGTCGACGGAGGACTGACGAACACCTGA
- a CDS encoding precorrin-3B C(17)-methyltransferase, with protein MSSDGRQSTTAATEATRPADYGTLYVVGIGPGLPHDMTQRAKDVIQTADCIIASNLYQEFLRKDGTLPPQSAEVDGKSDDGEIADEEGTVLERPDGSRQTLIRSSMGKQVELAREAFERVRAGEDIAHVSGGDPNVYGKSDLLFTMADADDADDVPIEIVPGVTAALSGAANLGAPLSNDFCTISLSDKWRGWDEIEEKLRAAAISGFVVVLYNCWRDYERAVDVLREERADDVPAAIVNDSGRGEAGRNLDDETETITTLGELSEHDDKVGGMGSSIVVGTHETEVWRNDYQEFLVTPRGGRDVDDF; from the coding sequence ATGAGTAGCGACGGACGCCAGTCGACAACGGCCGCGACCGAGGCGACGCGTCCCGCTGACTACGGGACGCTGTACGTGGTCGGCATCGGACCGGGGTTACCCCACGACATGACTCAGCGGGCGAAAGACGTCATCCAGACCGCTGACTGCATCATCGCCTCGAACCTCTACCAGGAGTTCCTTCGGAAGGACGGGACGCTCCCGCCCCAGTCCGCCGAGGTCGATGGGAAATCCGACGACGGCGAGATCGCCGACGAAGAGGGGACTGTGCTGGAGCGGCCCGACGGCAGCCGGCAGACGCTCATCCGCTCGTCGATGGGGAAGCAGGTCGAACTCGCCCGCGAGGCCTTCGAGCGGGTTCGGGCCGGCGAGGACATCGCCCACGTCTCCGGCGGCGACCCGAACGTCTACGGGAAGTCCGACCTCCTCTTTACGATGGCCGACGCCGACGACGCCGACGACGTGCCAATCGAAATCGTCCCCGGCGTGACCGCGGCGCTGTCCGGCGCGGCGAACCTCGGAGCGCCGCTGTCGAACGACTTCTGTACGATTTCGCTGTCCGACAAGTGGCGCGGCTGGGACGAAATCGAAGAGAAGCTCCGGGCGGCCGCTATCTCGGGCTTCGTCGTCGTCCTCTACAACTGCTGGCGCGACTACGAGCGAGCCGTCGATGTTCTGCGGGAGGAACGAGCGGACGACGTGCCCGCCGCTATCGTCAACGACTCTGGCCGCGGCGAGGCCGGCCGGAACCTCGACGACGAGACGGAGACGATCACGACGCTCGGCGAACTGTCCGAGCACGACGACAAGGTCGGCGGCATGGGCTCGTCCATCGTCGTCGGCACTCACGAGACCGAAGTCTGGCGCAACGATTATCAGGAGTTCCTCGTCACCCCGCGCGGTGGGCGTGACGTCGACGATTTCTAA
- the cobJ gene encoding precorrin-3B C(17)-methyltransferase: protein MSTDNTTDASTETESKCGASEAGSASESASEVETDTTSKCGASASSSTETSPDTGDDTASKCGASSSSESSSSSSSSSCGASSSSGSSDEEEVGATVDDFDAEPGRLIAVGLGPGQPEGMTARARSALMDAEHIVGYTTYVELLPDEITEGADDIYNTPMCGEVSRTEEAIDRALAGNDVAIIGSGDPNVYALAGLALEIIESKGATATMLDFDVVPGVPAAQSCAARVGAPLVNDTVSISLSDHLTDMPTIESRLHAAAKEGFTITIYNPWSRKRRDNYEKCCEILLEHRDPETPVGVVHAAGREDEQVEIVELGELPELGETDLVDMTTTLLVGNEDTYVWDDRMVTPRGYETKYDY, encoded by the coding sequence ATGAGCACTGACAACACTACTGACGCAAGTACCGAGACAGAATCGAAATGCGGGGCGAGCGAGGCGGGAAGCGCCTCCGAGAGCGCGAGCGAAGTAGAGACCGATACCACCTCGAAATGCGGTGCGAGCGCGAGTTCGTCGACAGAGACGAGTCCGGACACGGGCGACGACACCGCCTCGAAGTGCGGGGCCTCATCGTCGTCCGAATCGTCGTCCTCGTCCAGCAGTAGCTCCTGTGGCGCGTCCTCGTCGTCCGGTTCCTCGGACGAGGAGGAGGTTGGCGCGACGGTTGACGACTTCGACGCCGAACCGGGCCGGCTCATCGCCGTCGGCCTCGGCCCCGGCCAGCCTGAAGGAATGACCGCCCGCGCCCGCTCCGCCCTCATGGACGCCGAGCACATCGTCGGCTACACGACCTACGTCGAACTGCTGCCCGACGAGATTACTGAGGGAGCCGACGACATCTACAACACGCCGATGTGTGGCGAAGTGTCCAGAACGGAGGAGGCCATCGACCGCGCGCTGGCGGGCAACGACGTGGCCATCATCGGCAGCGGCGACCCGAACGTGTATGCGCTGGCCGGCCTCGCGCTGGAGATCATCGAGTCCAAGGGCGCGACGGCGACGATGCTCGACTTCGACGTGGTTCCGGGCGTCCCGGCAGCTCAGTCCTGTGCCGCCCGCGTCGGCGCGCCGCTGGTCAACGACACCGTCTCCATCTCGCTGTCGGACCACCTCACAGACATGCCGACCATCGAGTCGCGGCTCCACGCCGCCGCCAAGGAGGGCTTTACCATCACCATCTACAACCCCTGGAGCCGCAAGCGCCGGGACAACTACGAGAAGTGCTGTGAGATCTTGCTGGAACACCGCGACCCCGAGACGCCCGTTGGCGTCGTCCACGCCGCTGGCCGCGAGGACGAACAGGTCGAAATCGTCGAACTCGGCGAACTGCCCGAACTCGGCGAAACTGACCTCGTGGACATGACCACCACCCTCCTCGTGGGCAACGAGGACACCTACGTCTGGGACGACCGGATGGTGACTCCGCGGGGCTACGAAACCAAGTACGACTACTAA
- a CDS encoding ferredoxin, translating to MYRITIDRDACDGVFACLVRDDRFVEDSEGLAAIETDDQTAIEATFDDDRRDDAEQAAAACPLDAIHVESVEEDAGAADTPAGTDHEEVQP from the coding sequence ATGTACCGAATCACTATCGACCGCGACGCCTGCGACGGCGTGTTTGCCTGTCTCGTCCGCGACGACCGCTTCGTCGAGGATAGCGAGGGACTGGCGGCTATCGAGACGGACGACCAGACGGCAATCGAGGCCACCTTCGACGACGACCGGCGGGACGATGCCGAGCAGGCCGCTGCGGCCTGTCCGCTGGATGCGATTCACGTGGAATCCGTCGAGGAGGACGCCGGGGCCGCCGATACACCTGCCGGCACCGACCACGAGGAGGTCCAGCCATGA
- a CDS encoding CbiX/SirB N-terminal domain-containing protein, which translates to MSEAITAPETLDDEAVLLVGHGSRREKSNEQVRDLAVELEGRLGIPVDAAFLELAEPAIDEAIAGLARAVSQVSVVHLSLFAASHVKNDVPLAVEQAREAHPELTINNGAHLGVHPALLDLLDDRAAAVEAELGVDREEDDVAAVVCARGSSDPDANADVHKLARLLYEGREFSRVEASFIGVTEPLLDDTLHDIAKTRPDAVVVIPYMLGDGVLTGRIKDGAREFDEEYPYVDAAPGEPLGTDTRLLDVLGDRWQEARTGSVEMSCDTCKYKVELDGYEEDQGGARAMLRALTHQAEHADRENVDDDPHVHDAPEKHVAVCTNQTCAQDGAPAVLERLRQAARDSDQCDARITRSSCLGRCGEGPMVAVYPDGVWYGGVEDEDAADIVSSHLDRDRIVSELVDQTL; encoded by the coding sequence ATGAGTGAAGCTATCACCGCGCCGGAGACGCTGGACGACGAAGCGGTGCTGCTGGTCGGCCACGGCTCCCGGCGCGAGAAGTCGAACGAACAGGTCCGCGACCTTGCGGTCGAACTGGAGGGCCGACTCGGCATCCCGGTCGACGCGGCCTTTCTCGAACTGGCCGAGCCGGCTATCGACGAGGCCATCGCGGGGCTGGCCAGAGCCGTCTCGCAGGTATCGGTGGTCCACCTCTCCCTGTTTGCCGCCAGTCACGTCAAAAACGACGTGCCGCTGGCTGTCGAGCAGGCCCGTGAGGCCCACCCTGAACTGACCATCAACAACGGCGCGCACCTGGGCGTCCACCCGGCGCTGCTGGACCTGCTGGACGACCGCGCGGCGGCCGTCGAGGCCGAACTGGGCGTCGACCGCGAGGAAGACGATGTGGCCGCCGTCGTCTGCGCCCGTGGCTCCAGCGACCCGGACGCCAACGCCGACGTGCACAAGCTCGCTCGCCTGCTGTACGAGGGCCGCGAGTTCTCGCGGGTCGAGGCGTCGTTCATCGGCGTCACCGAGCCGTTGCTCGATGACACGCTACACGACATCGCCAAGACGCGACCCGATGCCGTCGTCGTCATCCCGTACATGCTCGGGGACGGCGTGCTGACCGGCCGCATCAAAGACGGCGCACGCGAGTTCGACGAGGAATACCCCTACGTCGACGCCGCGCCGGGCGAACCGCTCGGGACCGACACGCGTCTGCTGGACGTGCTGGGCGACCGCTGGCAGGAAGCCCGGACCGGGAGCGTCGAGATGTCCTGTGACACCTGCAAGTACAAGGTCGAACTGGACGGCTACGAGGAGGACCAGGGCGGCGCTCGCGCGATGCTCCGGGCGCTGACCCATCAGGCCGAACACGCCGACCGCGAGAACGTCGACGACGACCCGCACGTCCACGACGCCCCGGAAAAACACGTCGCCGTCTGCACGAACCAGACCTGCGCGCAGGACGGCGCGCCAGCGGTCCTCGAACGCCTGCGGCAGGCCGCCCGCGACAGCGACCAGTGCGACGCCCGCATCACGCGGTCGTCGTGTCTCGGCCGCTGCGGCGAGGGGCCGATGGTCGCCGTCTACCCGGACGGTGTCTGGTACGGCGGCGTCGAGGACGAGGACGCCGCCGACATCGTCTCCTCGCATCTTGACCGCGACCGCATCGTGAGCGAACTCGTCGACCAGACGCTTTGA
- a CDS encoding DUF3209 family protein has product MSCYEIEALRLGLMNVLGTEDDHARQHAEQELEGHMTGPIEALAGAETLAAIERHLDAALVDLEEEIAATPEDDPEYDYLRGRLVAVRDAERAVSRITMQGEDVLDGLGEAHDVLHEAFPVDE; this is encoded by the coding sequence ATGAGCTGCTACGAAATCGAGGCCCTCCGACTGGGCCTCATGAACGTTCTCGGTACCGAAGACGACCACGCCCGCCAGCACGCCGAACAGGAGCTGGAGGGTCACATGACCGGCCCCATCGAGGCCCTCGCCGGCGCGGAGACGCTGGCCGCCATCGAGCGCCACCTCGACGCCGCGCTCGTGGACCTCGAAGAGGAGATCGCCGCGACCCCCGAAGACGACCCCGAGTACGACTACCTCCGGGGGCGACTCGTGGCGGTCCGCGACGCCGAGCGGGCGGTGTCGCGCATCACCATGCAGGGCGAGGACGTCCTCGACGGGTTGGGTGAGGCCCACGACGTCCTCCACGAGGCGTTCCCGGTCGATGAGTAG
- a CDS encoding outer membrane protein assembly factor BamB family protein produces MSSQRAPTADLGDVTPARSRHQGRRSAVTLTDGLAVVGTADGDLRAFDVSADSGPPRPCWQYDTDGEPSVVAAVPFDVGLVVGERSVRGEIRCHDADGDLRWRYDTGTDLGEAQQETRFLLPFVASLATDGDRLYAAARRYERRTDADGNDLRHFESVVYAFAPDGTVDWTYRTDGSPISLDADDGRVAIAYNRCPGDHQHGLVVLDAADGDPRWMWDPGTDGQRRVGDVALLDDGAVVSSHGDYCGYRLDSGGRERWRVPLATPTDVDGDIVYAYPNHVHATEVGAVFVTGNTYPEEGRETEARHPTEHTAVGVSPDGDRRWDAPVGGFASGLGTDGSLLAVPGAQNFRDRDADDHALRLFGVADGPIDTLDTDGVVTAAAVADGTAVAVEEPVVYHDEGRERGAYRLHRVEVENETARSRH; encoded by the coding sequence ATGAGTAGCCAGCGCGCCCCGACCGCTGACCTCGGGGACGTGACCCCGGCCCGCTCGCGGCATCAGGGCCGCCGTTCGGCGGTCACGCTGACCGACGGGCTCGCGGTCGTCGGCACCGCCGACGGGGACCTCCGGGCGTTCGACGTCTCGGCGGACTCCGGCCCCCCACGTCCGTGCTGGCAGTACGACACGGACGGGGAACCCAGCGTCGTCGCGGCGGTGCCCTTCGACGTCGGCCTCGTCGTCGGCGAGCGTAGCGTCCGCGGCGAGATCCGCTGTCACGACGCCGACGGGGACCTGCGCTGGCGCTACGACACCGGAACGGACCTCGGCGAGGCCCAGCAGGAGACGCGCTTCCTACTCCCCTTCGTCGCGTCCCTCGCAACCGACGGTGACCGGCTCTATGCCGCCGCCAGACGGTACGAGCGACGGACTGACGCCGACGGGAACGACCTCCGCCACTTCGAGAGCGTCGTCTACGCGTTCGCGCCCGACGGCACCGTCGACTGGACGTACCGGACCGACGGTTCGCCGATATCCCTCGACGCCGACGATGGCCGCGTCGCAATCGCCTACAACCGCTGTCCTGGCGACCACCAGCACGGCCTCGTCGTCCTCGATGCCGCCGACGGTGACCCGCGCTGGATGTGGGACCCCGGCACCGACGGCCAGCGGCGTGTCGGTGACGTGGCCCTGCTGGACGACGGCGCTGTCGTCTCCAGCCACGGCGACTACTGTGGCTACCGGCTCGACAGCGGCGGCCGGGAGCGCTGGCGTGTCCCGCTGGCGACGCCGACCGACGTGGACGGCGACATCGTCTACGCGTACCCGAATCACGTTCACGCGACAGAGGTGGGCGCGGTGTTTGTGACCGGCAACACCTACCCCGAGGAGGGCCGCGAGACAGAGGCACGGCATCCGACCGAGCACACTGCCGTTGGCGTCTCGCCCGATGGCGACCGTCGCTGGGACGCGCCCGTCGGCGGCTTCGCCAGCGGGCTTGGCACCGATGGCTCGCTGCTGGCCGTCCCCGGTGCACAGAACTTCCGGGACCGCGATGCCGACGACCACGCGCTTCGGCTGTTCGGTGTCGCAGACGGCCCCATCGACACATTGGACACCGACGGCGTCGTGACGGCGGCCGCAGTTGCGGACGGGACCGCTGTCGCCGTCGAGGAGCCGGTCGTCTACCACGACGAGGGCCGCGAGCGCGGAGCGTACCGGCTGCATCGGGTTGAGGTGGAGAACGAGACGGCCCGTTCGCGCCACTGA
- a CDS encoding Rnase Y domain-containing protein — MADNTDPDHEETQSEADDSAAADHPTEREREFAQMQRRLNEREMGLDQRSAELDRREEKNDAREEELDRREAELDEREYRLDEREAALDDRETALDEREAELTEYDAQLSERATELDEHEKTLHTYLSGQMTDVEESVTETMHDALDQYEASRSTGRFGPTGTMLVGLTGVALVVAGIGFGALVSAGTASFGVGGTTTNLAIAAVVAIVGLALNLGTVAGKI; from the coding sequence ATGGCCGATAACACAGACCCGGACCACGAGGAGACACAGTCGGAGGCAGACGACAGCGCCGCTGCCGATCACCCTACAGAGCGTGAGCGGGAGTTCGCGCAGATGCAGCGACGGCTCAACGAGCGGGAGATGGGTCTCGACCAGCGGAGCGCGGAACTCGATCGGCGCGAAGAGAAGAATGACGCCCGCGAGGAGGAGCTTGACCGGCGAGAGGCGGAACTGGACGAGCGGGAGTACCGACTTGATGAACGCGAAGCCGCTCTCGACGACCGGGAGACGGCCCTCGACGAGCGCGAGGCCGAACTGACGGAGTACGATGCGCAGTTGTCAGAACGTGCCACGGAACTCGACGAGCACGAGAAGACGCTGCACACCTACCTTTCGGGGCAGATGACGGACGTAGAGGAATCGGTCACGGAGACGATGCACGACGCGCTCGACCAGTACGAGGCGAGCCGGTCGACCGGTCGGTTCGGTCCGACCGGCACGATGCTTGTCGGGCTGACCGGTGTCGCGCTCGTCGTTGCCGGGATCGGGTTCGGCGCGCTGGTCTCGGCCGGTACGGCGTCGTTCGGCGTCGGCGGGACGACGACGAACCTCGCTATCGCCGCCGTCGTCGCTATCGTCGGCCTGGCGCTGAATCTCGGAACGGTTGCCGGAAAAATCTGA
- a CDS encoding CbtA family protein, with protein MATDYLERGAVAGVAGGLVYGLFVATVGNSFTAGLETFEHGHGHGGGPVVSGLTTAVASIGGGVLWGLLFGVAVFGMVYFFLEPAIPGSGATKRLALAGAGFLTVSGAPWLVLPPQPPGVEQALGTETRLAWYAGLMALGALVAVLAGLAYQRTARHHTAIRLGAMALPLALLAVPVALAPANPVHGDVPAALVAAYRWTVVFGQLVLWATIAGVHAWLGDSDTPAADDLDYPATAD; from the coding sequence ATGGCGACTGACTACCTCGAACGCGGCGCAGTGGCCGGCGTGGCCGGCGGGCTGGTCTACGGCCTGTTCGTCGCGACAGTCGGGAACAGCTTCACTGCCGGACTGGAGACGTTCGAACACGGGCACGGCCACGGCGGCGGCCCCGTCGTCTCCGGGCTCACGACGGCCGTCGCGAGCATCGGCGGCGGCGTCCTCTGGGGCCTGCTGTTCGGCGTCGCAGTGTTCGGGATGGTGTACTTCTTCCTCGAACCTGCAATCCCCGGCTCGGGCGCGACGAAGCGACTGGCGCTTGCGGGAGCCGGCTTTCTCACCGTCTCCGGCGCGCCGTGGCTCGTCTTGCCGCCACAGCCACCGGGCGTCGAGCAGGCGCTTGGGACAGAGACGCGCCTCGCCTGGTACGCCGGCCTGATGGCACTGGGGGCGCTGGTCGCAGTGCTCGCCGGGCTCGCGTATCAGCGGACAGCGCGCCACCACACCGCCATTCGACTCGGAGCCATGGCGCTGCCGCTCGCACTGCTCGCAGTTCCGGTCGCGCTCGCACCGGCAAACCCGGTCCACGGTGACGTGCCTGCCGCGCTCGTCGCGGCCTACCGCTGGACGGTCGTGTTCGGCCAGCTAGTGCTGTGGGCCACAATCGCAGGGGTTCACGCCTGGCTCGGGGACAGTGATACCCCAGCCGCGGACGACCTGGACTATCCCGCGACCGCGGACTAA
- a CDS encoding CbtB domain-containing protein: MQDDTDTARATDSVHDRIERARASLTGPQIAIAVALVAALGFTLLFVQDPMLHDSLHNFRHSAGITCH, encoded by the coding sequence ATGCAGGACGACACTGACACCGCACGCGCTACGGACAGCGTGCATGACCGTATCGAACGCGCCAGAGCGTCGCTGACCGGCCCGCAGATCGCCATTGCCGTCGCGCTGGTGGCGGCGCTCGGCTTCACGCTGCTGTTCGTGCAGGACCCGATGCTGCACGACTCGCTGCACAACTTCCGACACAGCGCCGGGATCACCTGCCACTGA
- a CDS encoding VWA domain-containing protein, with protein sequence MVVLGDGKKASQEASFAAVVGQRDLKDGLLAVATDDDLDGLLVRGEKGTAKSTAVRALADLLPEQRAVADCPYGCPPDRPEAQCDDCRTRADPPVETRSVPLVTLPLGATRDRVVGTLSVADALDGDHEFDPGLLARANRGILYVDEVNLLDDHLVDVLLDAAASGQNRVERDGVTVSHPAEFTLVGTMNPEEGDLRPQLRDRFALQTEVSACENLDDRVAIIDQALGEDGDEEMQSEPDRDPGERLRTARELLPEVALAREFREQIAELCRDAGLDGHRGDIATARAARTFAALDGRTTVLESDIERAAEFALPHRLTSRPFEDAPDVDDVLDDHFEDGEDESEEQSDDDGENGDEEGDAEDDGEEAGAGDESVNDGADSEGGEDGSEQQEQRPDDSGDAGEGGDDESGERGEQPTPTSADSDGERQEAEAGDGEGAAGDDGGEGESNQSDDPENATPLLPGQSRATVGDSGAPDVDAPSVDTDGGSASGRASATGTKRGATVRTERAGRDDEVDAAASVRAAASRGSGHVESRDLRKSVRAGDAETLVVFAVDASASMRPAMKAAKGTVLELLKDAYQARDQVAFVTFAGEGADVVLPPTESVSLAARHLKDLPTGDRTPLPDGLAAAREVLDRADPDAGVVVVVTDGRANTADGSPVAATRNAARTLGEAADRTVVVDAGEGSRAGLLDLVADETDASVVPLDALTAERVDAVASKR encoded by the coding sequence ATGGTTGTACTCGGCGACGGCAAAAAAGCTTCGCAGGAGGCCTCCTTCGCAGCCGTGGTGGGCCAGCGGGACCTCAAAGACGGGTTGCTGGCCGTCGCGACAGACGACGACCTCGACGGCCTGCTCGTTCGCGGCGAGAAGGGGACGGCGAAATCGACGGCCGTGCGCGCCCTCGCCGACCTGCTGCCCGAGCAGCGCGCGGTCGCGGACTGTCCCTACGGCTGTCCACCGGACAGGCCGGAGGCCCAGTGTGACGACTGCCGGACGCGGGCGGACCCACCCGTCGAGACGCGGTCGGTGCCACTCGTCACGCTCCCGCTGGGCGCGACCCGGGACCGCGTCGTCGGGACGCTGTCGGTGGCCGACGCGCTCGACGGCGACCACGAGTTCGACCCCGGCTTGCTGGCCCGCGCGAACCGCGGCATCCTCTACGTGGACGAGGTGAACCTGCTGGACGACCACCTCGTCGACGTGCTGCTCGACGCTGCTGCGAGCGGCCAGAACCGGGTCGAGCGCGACGGCGTCACCGTTTCCCACCCCGCCGAGTTCACCCTCGTCGGGACGATGAACCCCGAGGAGGGCGACCTCCGCCCGCAGTTGCGGGACCGATTCGCCCTGCAGACCGAGGTGTCGGCCTGCGAGAACCTCGATGACCGTGTCGCTATCATCGACCAAGCACTGGGAGAGGACGGCGACGAGGAGATGCAGAGCGAACCCGACCGCGACCCGGGCGAGCGCCTGCGGACCGCCCGCGAACTGCTGCCCGAGGTCGCCCTCGCCCGCGAGTTCCGCGAGCAGATCGCCGAACTCTGTCGGGACGCCGGCCTCGACGGTCACCGCGGCGACATCGCCACCGCGCGGGCGGCCCGGACGTTCGCCGCGCTCGACGGGCGGACGACGGTTCTTGAATCAGACATCGAGCGCGCCGCCGAGTTCGCGCTCCCCCACCGGCTCACCTCCCGGCCCTTCGAGGACGCGCCGGACGTGGACGACGTGCTCGACGACCATTTCGAGGACGGCGAGGACGAATCCGAGGAGCAGTCCGACGACGACGGAGAAAACGGTGACGAGGAAGGTGACGCGGAAGACGATGGAGAGGAAGCGGGGGCCGGCGACGAGTCAGTAAACGACGGAGCCGATTCCGAAGGCGGTGAGGACGGAAGCGAACAGCAAGAACAGCGGCCGGACGACAGCGGTGACGCCGGCGAGGGCGGCGACGACGAGTCAGGCGAGCGCGGCGAGCAGCCAACGCCCACCTCGGCCGACAGCGACGGCGAGCGGCAGGAAGCAGAGGCCGGCGACGGCGAAGGAGCGGCCGGAGACGACGGTGGGGAGGGAGAGTCCAACCAGTCCGACGACCCGGAAAACGCCACCCCGCTGCTGCCGGGCCAGTCCCGCGCCACAGTCGGCGACAGCGGCGCACCCGACGTGGATGCCCCGTCGGTCGACACCGACGGTGGGAGCGCAAGCGGCCGTGCGAGCGCGACAGGGACGAAACGCGGTGCAACGGTCCGAACCGAGCGCGCCGGCCGGGACGATGAGGTCGACGCCGCAGCGTCGGTCCGGGCGGCGGCCAGTCGCGGGAGCGGCCATGTCGAGTCACGTGACCTTCGGAAGTCCGTTCGTGCAGGCGACGCCGAGACGCTGGTCGTGTTCGCCGTCGACGCAAGCGCGTCGATGCGCCCGGCGATGAAAGCCGCGAAGGGGACTGTGCTGGAACTGTTGAAGGACGCCTACCAAGCCCGCGACCAGGTCGCCTTTGTCACCTTCGCCGGCGAGGGCGCGGACGTGGTCCTCCCGCCGACCGAGAGCGTCTCGCTGGCGGCCCGACACCTGAAGGACCTCCCGACCGGCGACCGGACGCCGCTGCCGGACGGGCTGGCGGCCGCTCGGGAAGTGCTCGACCGGGCGGACCCGGACGCCGGCGTTGTCGTCGTCGTGACCGACGGCCGGGCGAACACCGCCGACGGGAGTCCGGTCGCAGCGACCAGAAACGCGGCGCGGACGCTCGGCGAAGCAGCCGACCGCACCGTCGTCGTGGATGCGGGCGAAGGGAGTCGCGCCGGTCTGCTCGACCTCGTTGCTGACGAAACGGACGCGTCGGTCGTCCCGCTGGACGCGCTGACCGCCGAGCGCGTCGACGCCGTCGCCAGCAAGCGATAA